GCCAAGGGGCTGATCCCCACAGCTTGCTTGAACTGCCGGGAAAAGGCGGATTGGTCCGAATAACCGCAGCTCAGCGCGATCTGCGCGATGACTTCGTTCGTCTGTGCGAGGCGGTCGCAGGCGGCATCAATGCGCACCTTCACCAGATATTGCCCCGCGGTCACGTGGAAGAGGGAGCGGATCCGCTGGTCGAATTGATAGACCGAAAGCCCGGCCATTTCCGCGAGTTGGGGCAGGCGCAGCGGCTCGTCGAAGTGCTTGTGGATGTGATCGATCGCCCTCGACATCGCGGCGAAGTCCTCCTGTCGGTCACTCGGCCCGTGAAGGTCCCGGGAAATACCGCAGACACCGATGACACGTCCATCTTTCGCCCGCACCGGTTCCTTGAAGGTCAGGCACCAGCCGCGGCGGCCGCCGGCGTAAAGGTGCAGCTCGAGGTGATCGCGAATGCCGGTGCCGGTTTTCAGGATCTCTTGGTCTTGGGCGGCGAAGCCCTCGCCCAGCGGCGGTGGGAAAAGCTCCTCGGCCGTCAGTCCGATGGCGGACTCCTTGTCAGGCAGGCCGCAACGTTCCGCCAGCGTGCCATTCACCGCCATGTAGCGGCCATGGGCGTCCTTCACGAAGAACACGATGTCCGGCACCGCGTCGAAAAGGCTGTCCACCGGCGGCATGCCGTCCAGCGAATCGAAAAAGCTCCTGCGAAGTCGGGCTGCGGGTGTCATCCTCCGGGCCTACGATGCCACAGGTAGGCCTCCGGCGGCTAGTCCGATTCCTTGATCTCCGATGGAAGTCCGGCACGAAATTCCTATGTGAGGTTTCCGTGAATTCGTCCCGGCTGGTCTCCGCGGCATCGACACCATGGCCCGGTCCCGGCTAGTCAGGGGCATCCATGAAATGGCGATTCGTGACAGCATGCATGGCGACCGCATCCGCGGTAGGCTTGGTCTCCTGCAGCGGGAAGAAAAAGCAGGTCGTGCCGATGAATCAATCGACGATGGTTGCCTCCGAGACGGCGGTCGACTTTCGCGACGAGCATTTCCGTTTCTCTATTCGCGGCTTGGATTCGAAATGGCAGGTCGTGGACAAGGAGCGGCGCCTGGCGGTGGCTCCGGAGTCCGCCGTCGCCGTGAGCAGGGTGGGTGGAACCTATGGTGCCGTGGTGGTGGAGCCGGTCGGCGGGATGGAATTGGAAGCCTATGCCGAGCTCATTCGTTCGAACTACGCAGGGCTGCTTCAGGACCTTGAAGCGGCGGAACCTAGGAAGGCGGAAATCGGCGGTATCCCTGCCCTTCAGCAGACCATCACCGGCAAGCTCAATGGGATCGAATTGGATTACGAGATCGTCTCATTTTTCCGCGGGGATCTGGGATATCAGATCATGGCGTGGGAGCCACGGAAAGAAGCCGATCGCGGAAATCTGACATCCTTCATTGCAGCAGTGTCTCTCGATGAAGGAGAGATCACCTTTCCTCCGCCGGACACCCTTCCCGATGGGATCGGGGTCGGGAATCGAGTTCTCAACAACCGCTATGAAAGCGCCATCTCGCGGCTGGCTGCCGAGCCGTCCGGCCCGTGGGGGCTGATGTGGGGTGCCAGCCTGGCCAGCACGGGTGAGGACGCGGAGATCGGCCTCGCGCGGCCGGATCTCGGGCTCTACATCACGGTTGCAAGCGAGGCGGTGGATGAATCCCGGCGGGAGAAATTTGTCTCATCCGCCACGTCTACCTTGGTGGAGGAGGCTGAGATCAAGGGGAAAGAGCATCTCGATTTCGCCGGGACTCCATTCGAGTGCACCCGCGCCCTGGTTGCCGGGGAAATGCCCATTGAAATCTATCTGGGGAACTTTGTCCGGGGTGATCTCGGCTATCAGTTCAAGGCCTGGCGCCTTCAGCACAAGCGCAAGGATGAGCCTCTTTTTGATTTCTTGAAGGAGGGCTTGAAGTCCTTCTCTTTCCTGGATGATGCCGCCGCGGAAAAACTGCGCACGGCACTGGTAGCGTCTCCGGACAGCTTTGGCGCCGTGGGCGAAGGCTTCTCGGTTCGCGGCGGAGTGTATCGGAATTTCGGAGCCGGGATCGCTTGGAAGCGCCCGGCGGGCTTCTGGAAATTTCACGTTGGCGATCAGGCCCGCGCCCGGAATGAGGACATTTCTTTCCAGGCCATGGAGATCGAGAAGGGGCTGAATACCCAATTGCTCGTGGAAGATTGGTCGGAAGGGGATGCCACCCAGTATCATGAAGCGGCAGCGGCGGCGCTTGAGGAGGGAAACTTCCAGCCTGGGACGAAGGTCCTTCCTCCCCTTGTCGTGGATGGCCAGCAGATCCTGCGCAGCTGTTACGTGCTACAGGCCGAGGATGCGGTGCTGGAGTATCATCTCTGCACCACCCTCAAGGACGGCCAAGGCATCCAGATGAACACCTTTGCGAAGGTGGAAGTCATGGAAGCCTTCCCGAAGCTCGCGGAAGAGTGCCTCACTGCCTACACCTTTCCCGGTGATTCCCTGAATTCGTCAAAAACCTCGGGCGGCCGCTTTCACGACCTGCGGATGGGATTCCAGATGTCGCTCGCGGACGGTCCTTGGACCATCGCCGAACAGCCGCACCCGGTGATTTCGAAGTTGGGAAATATCGTCAGTTTCACTGGCCAATCGGGGGTCGTGACCCACTTTGCCATTCAGACGGACGGTTCGGGGAATGACGCGTCCTTCGCGACGAAGATGATGGAAAACATCTTCCGCGTGAACTTGAACCGCTCCAGCACGGAGGGTTCCACCTCGCGTCCCGAGACGATCGCAGGCCTTCCTGCCACGGTCCGCTCCGGTGCCTCCGCCGGCACCCACATGAATGTCATTCTTTTCCAAGTTGGCGGAGTGGCTCATTTCGGGGTCATCGTCGCCAAGAACGAGAAGACGGCCGACAAGATCCTGAAGGACTACATTGCGGGATTTTCGCTGGTTCCCTGAGGCTGTATGCCAATTCGGGATGCGGAAGTGCTTCATCCGACAAGACCTTTGCATGTAAGGTGGGCCAGCCCATGAGTTCCCCGCGCCTGCGTGTCATCGACTCCCATACTGAAGGTGAGCCTACCCGTGTTGTCATCGAAGGCGGGCCGAATCTCGGCACCGGCACCTTGGCGGAAAAGGCCCGCCGCCTGAGGGATGAGCATGACTGGCTGCGCAGCGCCGTCTGCAATGAACCGCGTGGCCACGAGGCCATGGTCGGTGCTCTGCTAGTGGAGCCTCACGCGCCGGACTGCTGCTGCGGGGTGATCTTTTTCAATAACGTCTCCACCCTGAACATGTGCATCCACGGCACGATCGGTCTTGCCGTGACCTTGGCCCACCTCGGGCGGATCGGCCCCGGAGAGCATCGGATCGATACCCCGGTGGGCGTGGTCGTGGCGCATCTCCATCAGAATGGCTCGGTCACCGTGGCGAACGTGCCCAGCTATCGCCTCGCTGCCGATGTGGAGGTGGAAGTGCCGGAGTGGGGGACCGTGTGCGGTGACATCTCTTGGGGCGGCAATTGGTTCTTCCTGATCGAGGATCAGGGCCCGAAGGTGGAGTTCAAGAATCTTGAATCCCTCACCGCCTTCACCTGGGCAGTTCGCCAAGCTCTCGAAACACAAGGCATCACCGGCGAGAACGGGATGGAGATCGATCACATCGAGTCCTTCGGCCCTCCTGCCGATCCCGCGCTGGCGGATAGCCGGAACTTCGTCCTCTGTCCCGGCAAGGCTTATGACCGCTCGCCCTGTGGCACCGGCACCAGCGCGAAGCTGGCCAGCCTGCATGCAGCGGGAAAGCTCAAGCCTGGCCAGATCTGGCGGCAGGCCAGCATTCTCGACACCGTTTTCCAGGGAGAAGTGGAGGAGCTTCCCGATGGCAGGGTCATCCCGCTCGTCACCGGGCGTGCCTGGGTCAATGGCGAGTCCGTCTATTACTTCGATCCCTCCGATCCTTTCCTCCACGGCATCCCCGCACCTCTCTAACAACCACCACCGACCGATATCATGAGCATCGAATGGAAGGGCGTCATGCCCGCCACCCTCACGCAGTTCAACGCCGACCTGACCATCGACCATGGCCTCATGGCGGAACACGGGAAGTGGCTGATCGAAAACGGCTGCAGCGCGATCGTGGTGCATGGTTCGCTTGGTGAAGGTGCCACGCTTTCCTTCGAGGAGAAGGTGGGCCTGCAGAAGATGTATGTGGATGCCTTGCCCGGCACCCCGATCATCCCGGGCATCGCCGCGCTTTCCACGAAGGAAGCGGTGGATCTCGCCAAGGCCGCCAAGGACAACGGCTGTCGTGGCCTGATGGTGCTGCCTCCTTATCTCTACGCCTCCGATTGGCGTGAGATGAAGACGCACATGTCCGCCGTCATTTCCGCGACGGACCTGCCCTGCATCATCTACAACAACCCGGTAGCGTATAAGACCGATTTCACGCCGAAGCACATCAAGGAGCTGGCTGATGAACACGCGAACGTAGAGTCCGTGAAGGAGTCCTCCACGGACGCGCGCCGCATCGCCGGGATCCGCGAAGTCTGCGGAGACCGTCTGGTTCTGGGCGTCGGCGTGGATGACTGCGCCCTGGAGGGTGCCGCCATGGGTGCCAAGTTCTGGATCACCGGCGTGGGTGGTGCCTTCCCGAAGCACAACGTGAAGCTCTGGGACCTCGGTACCAGCGGCAAGATCGAGGAAGCCATGCCGATCTACACCTGGATGCTCGACATGCTGCGCATGGATACGGTCGTGAAGTTCGTCCAGCTCATCAAGCTCCAGCAAAACCTCGCGACCGGCGGCAAGTTCGGCAACAACCGCGTCCGTCCGCCGCGCCTCGAGCTCGAGGGCAAGGAACTTGCCGACGCCACCGCCGTCATCGAAAAGGCGCTGGCCACCGCCCCGGCGGTCTGAAATCGAGAACTCTAGTCTTGAGTCTTGCGTCTTCCAGTCTTGCGTCTCCTTCATGAAATCCACGCTCTCCGGAACCTCGGTCATCGGCTACTCGCGCGGCAGCGGCAATGAGCCTGCGGGCCAAGCGGTGCATGCCGCCAGCGGTGCCAAGCTCGAGCCCATCTACCTCTCCGCCACCACCGATGAGGTGAACCAGGCGGTCGAGCTGGCCGCCACCGCATTTCCTGCCTACTCGGCGATTTCCGGAAAGGAGCGCGCCGCGTTCCTGAGGGCGATCGCTACGGAGATCGAAGGCGTGGCAGATGACTTGGCGGAGCGCGGCGCTCTGGAAACGGGGCTGCCGGACGGGCGCTTGCGTGGCGAGACCGGACGCACCACGGGACAGCTCCGTTTGTTCGCATCGCTTATCGAGGAAGGCTCATGGGTGGATGCACGGATTGAGCGCGCACAGCCGGATCGCCAGCCCCTGCCGAAGCCGGACATCCGCTCCATGCTGAAGCCACTCGGTCCGGTCGCGGTCTTTTGCGCTAGCAACTTTCCCTTGGCCTTTTCGGTCGCCGGTGGCGATACCGCGGCGGCTCTTGCCTCGGGTTGCCCGGTGGTGGTGATCGCTCATCATGCTCATCCCGGGGTGGCGGAGATCGTGGGACAGGCGGTGCTTCGTGCTGCCCTGTCCACGAGCATGCCGGAGGGCGTCTTCTCGCTGCTTTACGGCGGCGGTCCCTTGGTTGGTATTCCGGTGGTTCAGCATCCCGCGATCCAAGCGGTGGGCTTCACCGGATCCCGCAGGGGTGGGCTCGCGCTGATGGATGCCGCAGCCAATCGACCTCAGCCGATCCCGGTGTATGCCGAGATGAGCTCGGTGAATCCGGTGGTGATTTTGCCCGGCGCATTGGAGCGTGGCGAAGCTGCCCTTGCGGAAGCGTTCTTCAATTCACTCACCTTGGGTGTTGGCCAGTTCTGCACGAATCCGGGCTTGGTCTTCCTTCCGGATGGCTGTGGCTTGGTTTTTCTGGAACGCCTGAAGGAGCTGCTTGGCACCTCCATGCCGGGAACGATGCTTCACGATGGAATTCGTGAGGCCTACGTGGACTCGGTCAATGCGGTCGCGAAGACGGTCGGCGTGGAAACCGTGGGACGAAGTGCCGCGCCGGGTGCTGCCGGGCAAGCCGCAGCAGCAGTGTTTTCGGTTTCGGTGCGCCGCTTCTTGGAAGAGGACCTGCTCCAAGACGAGATCTTCGGTCCCGCGGCCATCATCGTTCGCGGCACCCTCGGCGAGATCGAGGCCACGATCCCCGAGCTGGAAGGTCAGCTCACGGCGACCATTCACGGCACCGACGAGGAACTCGCGGCCAATGCCCCGCTGGTGGCTGCCCTTGCCGCGAAGGCCGGACGCGTGATCTTCAATGCTTTTCCCACGGGTGTGGAAGTCTGCCACAGCATGGTCCACGGTGGCCCGTATCCCTCGACCTCCGATGGCCGTAGTACCTCGGTCGGCACCATGTCGATCCTGCGCTTCGTCCGTGCCGTCTGCTACCAGGGCTTCCCGGATGCCTGCCTCGCTCCGGAGCTCCAGGATGCCAATCCGCTGGGCATCTGGCGGATGGTCGACGGTGAGCGTGGAAGCTAGGGCGGACCGACCCGGTTGGTTTCGCACCATGCCAAGTGTTCCATCCAAGCTTTTTCGATTCCTCGGACAAAAACGAAGGATTGAACGGATTTCTGGATTTCTTTGATCGGGATGCGTATCTGCATCCAACCGCGAATTTACAATCCGCTGAATCCGTCCAATCCGTAGATTCGTCTTTGATTCTCCGAAGAATCGGAAGAGACGGCCTCAGAATTCCGCTCTTACGCCGGCTACCACACCGCGCCCCGCAAGCGGCGCGATGTCCTTGAGAATCGAGGTGCTCTGGCGGGCTTCTTCGTCGGTGAGGTTCACCCCTTTCACATAGAAGGTGGTATCCACATCTCCGATCGGGAGGCTGTAGCTCAGCGCGGCATTGATGAGAAAGTAGGAATCGGTCGGGAGTTCATTCACGTCATGCCGGTCCTGATGGGCGGCATACTCGCCTTCCAGACGAGCGGCCCAGCGATCGATCTGGTATTCCAGCGCAGCCGAGCTCCGGAAAGGAGGGATGCGTGGCAGAGCTTCGTTGGTATCGCGATTCTCAGCATGGGTGTAGTCCGCTCGCAGGATGAGATCCAGTCGCTGGCTTGCCTTCGCAGCCGGTGCTGCGGACTTGGCGTCTGCGGCTTCTTCCGCCAGAGCCGGCTCGAGCAAGTGAACCGTCGCTTCGATTTCCCCACCGTAGAAGTCAGCCCCCACGGCATCGTAAGCATAGATCGGAATGGTCTCGCCGTTGTCCGGATCGGTGAAATCGCTTCCGGTGGGCGCCAGGCTGATGAATTTGTCGAAGCGGTAGTAGAAGACCCCAGCGCTTCCCGTGACCCGACCGGCTTTTTTTCTCACGGAGAGATCGATGGAGAAAGAGTCCTCGGTATCGAGATTCGGATCCCCGATCTCATAGGTCCCGGTGGCGACGTGCGGGCCGTTTGCGAAAAGTTCGACGTAGGTCGGCGGGCGCTGGGTATAGGCGAGCGACAGGGCGACCGCGTAGTCGGGCAGGGGATTGTAGACGAGGCCCGCTGAAGTGCTGAAGGCATTGAAGTCCCGGTCAAGCCCGGGACCGAAGGCTGGATTCGGATCCGTCTCGTTCGTTTGGCGGTCATAGCGAGCTCCGAATTGCAGGCGGGTGTTCTCATTGAGCGGAACTTCTTCGAAGAGAAAGACCGAGTTCACATCGTTCTCTACCGAAGGCAGGAATGCCTCTTCGCCGAGTGCGGAGAAGTCGCTGTGTTGGGTCTCGATGCCGAAGGCACCCTCGAAGATCCCGAGTTTTTCATGAAGTAGCTCGATGCGGCCGTTATAGCCTTCGATCAGGAATTCAGTGCCTCGTTCAGCGCCTTCGAACTCGGTGTGGGCATAGTCGGAGTGGCCGATCTTGTAGTCGATTTCCTTGATCCATGACGTGGGCTGGCGGAAGGCTCCGCGGAAATCCCAGCGGCGCTGGCGGAGATCGATCGTGACGTCCGGTTCGGCCACCGTGCCGTAGAGCGAATCGATGCCGGAATAGGACAAGCCGAAGTAGCCTTGGTCCCACACGTAGGAGGCTCCGAGGCCCGCACCCTTGGACTCGGTGGCACTGTTAGGAAGTGTGCCATAGGGCTCGACCTCGCCGGGCGCCAGGGGCTCGGTGGCGCGGAGTCGCGTGGACCGGGCGAAGCCGGGTATTTCAAGATCGTCGGTTTCACGGCTGAAGCCATCGAGGTGAAAAACCAAGGGCCCCTTGCCGAAGGTAAGGGCACCGGAGAGCGATTCGGAATCATCCGCAGAGCCGAAGGCGCTCGCGAAATGACCGGAGGGCCACTTGCCGTTGAAGCGCTCGTCGGGGATCCGGTCATCGATCATGTTCACCACGCCGCCGATGGTATTGGGGCCGTAGAGCAACGTCGCGGGTCCACGCACCACCTCAATCGCGCGAACCGTCAGGGGATCGGTCGCGACCGCGTGATCCGGACTGACGTTCGATACATCCAGCACCGAGGTGCCATTCTGAAGGACGCGCACCCGGTCATCGCCCAAGCCGCGGATAATGGGACGGCTGGCCCCGGGACCGAAGTAGGTGGAACTCACGCCGGGCTCCCGGCTAAGCGTTTCGCCGAGGGTTGGCTGTAGATTGAGTTGCAGATCCTCACCGCCCAGCACGGTGACCGGCTGAACCTGTTGGAAAAGCGTCCGGTCAGCGGGCGAGGCGGTGACGACCATTTCATCCAGCGTGGTGGCGGGTTGAAGGAGGTCGGCCGATTGAGCAAAGGCAGGAAGTCCGAGAAGAAGCGGGGAGGCGAAAAGGAGGCGTGAGGATGTGCTCATGACGTCGATAGCACTGATGAGGCGTGACTGCATGTGCAATAAAAATGCAAAAGTACTTTTTTGGGATGTGCATGAATTTCGCAAAAGTGACTCGGTTCCAAGGTTTCAAGGGGGTCGTGCTTAATAAAAGGAGGTTTGATGCTGATTTGATGTATTTGCAAATTAATTGCAAATATGGCTGGCCGAGCATACGACGCCGCTGTGCCGTTGGGCACCCGAACCTCTTTCGCAATTATGCCTAAGCTACCTGTCACCGTCCTTTCCGGCTTCCTCGGAGCCGGTAAAACCACGCTCCTCAATCACATTCTTCGGAACCGCGAGGGCAAACGAGTCGCCGTCATCGTCAATGACATGAGCTCGGTGAACATCGATGCCGAGTTGGTCCGCGCCAGCGGCGCGGCCCTGTCCCACACCGAGGAGAAGATGGTCGAGATGACCAATGGCTGCATCTGCTGCACCCTTCGCGAGGATCTTTTGCTGGAAGTCGGCAAGCTCGCGCGGGAGGGGCGCTTCGATCACCTGCTCATCGAGTCCACGGGAGTCAGCGAGCCGATGCCAGTCGCGGAGACTTTTACCTTCACTGATGAGCATGGCCGCTCACTGGGCGACGTGGCGGAGATTGATACGATGGTTACCGTAGTCGACGCGCTTAATTTCCTGCGCGACTACCTTTCCGATGAAAGCCTGAGCAGCCGCGGTGAAAGCGCCGGGGAAGGGGATGAGCGGACCATTGTCGATCTGCTCAGCGACCAGATCGAGTTCGCCGATGTCATCCTGCTCAACAAGGCCGACCTGATCTCTGCGGAAGAGCGGTACTCGGTCCATGGCATGATTCGCGCGCTGAACCCGCGTGCGAAGATCCATGAAACGGTGAACTCCGAAATTCCAATCGCCGAGGTAATGGGTACGGGCCTTTTCGATCTCAAGCAGGCGGAGCAACACAAGGGCTGGCTCGATTCACTGGTCGAGCACACCCCGGAGACCGAGGAATACGGGATCTCGAATTTCGTCTACGAGCGCCGCACTCCCTTTCACCCTGAGCGATTCTACAAGCTGCTTCAGCAGGAGTGGCCCGGCGTGATCCGTTCGAAAGGAGTCTTCTGGCTCGCGAGTCGCCTGAAAATGGCGGGCTACTGGTCGCAGGCAGGCGCAGTCGCCCGGCACCAGTGCGCGGGGCACTTCTGGGCTGCCGTCCCACGTGATCATTGGCCGCAGGATACCCGTCACATCGACCGTGTCTGGATGGATCCCAATGGCGATTGCCGGCAGGAAATCGTGCTGATCGGCACGAAGATGGACCGGGAGGCGCTCACCACGATGCTGGACGGAGCATTGCTCACTCCGGAGGAATACGCCCTCCCTGAAAAGCAGTGGCCGAAGCGTTTCAAGGACCCTTTCCCCCGCTGGAAGATGGCCGTGGCGGGCTGGTAGCTGGAAAACGGTCTAAATTTTCCTGTTAGATCCTTTTTACTTGGCTGGCTGGCAAGGGGTCGGGAAAACCTGCGACGATGCTTGCTTTTTCGCTCCTTGCCGCGGGTGCGGCAGACGTTTCGCCGCTGTTCGGCGTCCTCAGCATGGTGCTTTTGCTCGCCGTGCTGATGTCGCTGCTGCTCGCGAAGCTGAAACAGAATTTCCTCATCGGCTACCTGATCTGCGGGATCATCATCGCGAACACTTCCCTGCTCGGGTCTTTCGGGACTCACAATACGGAGATGGACGGGGTGATCGCGCACCTCGCAGAGATGGGCGTCATCTTGCTGATGTTCACTCTGGGGGTCGAGTTCTCGCTCGGGGAGTTCAAGCATCTGTGGCGGGTCTCGCTGATCGGCGGCGGCATCCAGGTGGGCACCATATCGGCGATCGGCGGAGCCATCGCGTGGTTTTGCGGGATCCGGCCTCCGGCAGAAGTCGTGGTGCTGGCGGTCTCCGTGGCGCTGAGTTCCACCGCGGTGGCGATGAAATCCTTCCAAGACATGGGGCAGCCGAACAACCCCAGCGCCCGAACCGCGCTCGCGATCGCGCTCTTCGATGACATCGTGGTGATCCTCTTCCTCCTGATCCTGCCCGGACTCTATGGAAAAGGGGAGGGATCCGTGGCGGCGGAAATCGCGATCGCAGTGGGGAAGGGGATACTCTTCCTCGGCGGCACGCTCTTGCTCGGACGCTATGGCATCACGCCCCTGCTCCATGCCGTGGCTCGCACCCGCAGCGGGGAGCTGTTCACCCTGTCCGTCGTGGCCCTTTGCTCGGGGGTTGCGGTGCTCGGTGCCCTCCTCGGCCTTTCACCCGCCCTGGGTGCCTTCGCGGCGGGCCTCGTAGTGAGCGAGTCGATCTACCGACACCGCATCATGGCAGACATCATGCCCTTCAAGGACCTCTTCCTGGCGATCTTCTTCGTTTCGGTGGGCCTGCAGATCAACCTCGGCGCGATGATGTCGGATTGGGTCCGGATCCTCGGATTCAGCATCCTGATCCTGCTGGTGAAGGGAACGATCGCCTTCAGCGTCGCGCGGCTTTTCAAGCTGCCCCTCCGGCCTGCCTTGCTCACCGGCGCAGCGCTTTCCAGCTCCGGTGAATTCTCGCTGGTGCTCCTGGGCAAGGCCGCCGACTACCGTCCGGCGGATCCCTACGTGCAGCAGCTCCTGTTGTGCTGCGCCGCCCTGACCATGGCGGTGGTTCCGCTGCTGATGCGTGGTAGCGGTCGCTTCGGGCACGTGCTGGAAAAGGCCGGCTTCTTCACCGCGAAAAAGAAACCGGTTGCGGAAAATCTCACGCCCACCCACGTCATCAAGGAGATCTCCGATCACGCCGTGATCTGCGGCTACGGACCCGTGGGCAAGGCTCTGAACGAGGCACTGAAGCGTTCAGGGGTGGACACCCTGATCATGGAGCTGAATTCCGATACCGTCCGCGCCCTCAAGGCGGCCGGGCAGCCGGTGCTCTTCGCCGACGCCTCGCACCCGGAAGCCCTCGAACTCGCCGGCATCGGGCGCGCAAGGATGGTCGCCTTCACCTTTCCGGCAGTAGAGCTGACCAAATCGGCAGTGCCTCATGTGCGGGAACACAATCCATCGATCGTGATTTTCGGCCGTGCGAAATTCGCCGCTGAGATTGCAGAACTCGAGGAACTCGAGATCAAGGTCATCCACGACGAGCGGGAAAGCGCGATCTCAATGATCGATGCGGCACGCAGTGTTTATCAGCGGGTTGACCTCTCGGATGAAGACATCCGGGAAATCGTGGACGGCGGCAAATAGGAGGGCGCGAAATCCATTCGGCCCCCTCATGCAAGAGTGTTTGAACGACCTTGTGTGACAATTTTTCCTAAATTCTGGCCGAGACTTGGCACGAACGGCGCTTAAATTGGTCTCACATAGG
This portion of the Luteolibacter luteus genome encodes:
- a CDS encoding dihydrodipicolinate synthase family protein, with amino-acid sequence MSIEWKGVMPATLTQFNADLTIDHGLMAEHGKWLIENGCSAIVVHGSLGEGATLSFEEKVGLQKMYVDALPGTPIIPGIAALSTKEAVDLAKAAKDNGCRGLMVLPPYLYASDWREMKTHMSAVISATDLPCIIYNNPVAYKTDFTPKHIKELADEHANVESVKESSTDARRIAGIREVCGDRLVLGVGVDDCALEGAAMGAKFWITGVGGAFPKHNVKLWDLGTSGKIEEAMPIYTWMLDMLRMDTVVKFVQLIKLQQNLATGGKFGNNRVRPPRLELEGKELADATAVIEKALATAPAV
- a CDS encoding cation:proton antiporter → MLAFSLLAAGAADVSPLFGVLSMVLLLAVLMSLLLAKLKQNFLIGYLICGIIIANTSLLGSFGTHNTEMDGVIAHLAEMGVILLMFTLGVEFSLGEFKHLWRVSLIGGGIQVGTISAIGGAIAWFCGIRPPAEVVVLAVSVALSSTAVAMKSFQDMGQPNNPSARTALAIALFDDIVVILFLLILPGLYGKGEGSVAAEIAIAVGKGILFLGGTLLLGRYGITPLLHAVARTRSGELFTLSVVALCSGVAVLGALLGLSPALGAFAAGLVVSESIYRHRIMADIMPFKDLFLAIFFVSVGLQINLGAMMSDWVRILGFSILILLVKGTIAFSVARLFKLPLRPALLTGAALSSSGEFSLVLLGKAADYRPADPYVQQLLLCCAALTMAVVPLLMRGSGRFGHVLEKAGFFTAKKKPVAENLTPTHVIKEISDHAVICGYGPVGKALNEALKRSGVDTLIMELNSDTVRALKAAGQPVLFADASHPEALELAGIGRARMVAFTFPAVELTKSAVPHVREHNPSIVIFGRAKFAAEIAELEELEIKVIHDERESAISMIDAARSVYQRVDLSDEDIREIVDGGK
- a CDS encoding TonB-dependent receptor yields the protein MSTSSRLLFASPLLLGLPAFAQSADLLQPATTLDEMVVTASPADRTLFQQVQPVTVLGGEDLQLNLQPTLGETLSREPGVSSTYFGPGASRPIIRGLGDDRVRVLQNGTSVLDVSNVSPDHAVATDPLTVRAIEVVRGPATLLYGPNTIGGVVNMIDDRIPDERFNGKWPSGHFASAFGSADDSESLSGALTFGKGPLVFHLDGFSRETDDLEIPGFARSTRLRATEPLAPGEVEPYGTLPNSATESKGAGLGASYVWDQGYFGLSYSGIDSLYGTVAEPDVTIDLRQRRWDFRGAFRQPTSWIKEIDYKIGHSDYAHTEFEGAERGTEFLIEGYNGRIELLHEKLGIFEGAFGIETQHSDFSALGEEAFLPSVENDVNSVFLFEEVPLNENTRLQFGARYDRQTNETDPNPAFGPGLDRDFNAFSTSAGLVYNPLPDYAVALSLAYTQRPPTYVELFANGPHVATGTYEIGDPNLDTEDSFSIDLSVRKKAGRVTGSAGVFYYRFDKFISLAPTGSDFTDPDNGETIPIYAYDAVGADFYGGEIEATVHLLEPALAEEAADAKSAAPAAKASQRLDLILRADYTHAENRDTNEALPRIPPFRSSAALEYQIDRWAARLEGEYAAHQDRHDVNELPTDSYFLINAALSYSLPIGDVDTTFYVKGVNLTDEEARQSTSILKDIAPLAGRGVVAGVRAEF
- a CDS encoding AraC family transcriptional regulator, which codes for MTPAARLRRSFFDSLDGMPPVDSLFDAVPDIVFFVKDAHGRYMAVNGTLAERCGLPDKESAIGLTAEELFPPPLGEGFAAQDQEILKTGTGIRDHLELHLYAGGRRGWCLTFKEPVRAKDGRVIGVCGISRDLHGPSDRQEDFAAMSRAIDHIHKHFDEPLRLPQLAEMAGLSVYQFDQRIRSLFHVTAGQYLVKVRIDAACDRLAQTNEVIAQIALSCGYSDQSAFSRQFKQAVGISPLAYRKKMQGA
- the zigA gene encoding zinc metallochaperone GTPase ZigA, which gives rise to MPKLPVTVLSGFLGAGKTTLLNHILRNREGKRVAVIVNDMSSVNIDAELVRASGAALSHTEEKMVEMTNGCICCTLREDLLLEVGKLAREGRFDHLLIESTGVSEPMPVAETFTFTDEHGRSLGDVAEIDTMVTVVDALNFLRDYLSDESLSSRGESAGEGDERTIVDLLSDQIEFADVILLNKADLISAEERYSVHGMIRALNPRAKIHETVNSEIPIAEVMGTGLFDLKQAEQHKGWLDSLVEHTPETEEYGISNFVYERRTPFHPERFYKLLQQEWPGVIRSKGVFWLASRLKMAGYWSQAGAVARHQCAGHFWAAVPRDHWPQDTRHIDRVWMDPNGDCRQEIVLIGTKMDREALTTMLDGALLTPEEYALPEKQWPKRFKDPFPRWKMAVAGW
- a CDS encoding aldehyde dehydrogenase (NADP(+)), which translates into the protein MKSTLSGTSVIGYSRGSGNEPAGQAVHAASGAKLEPIYLSATTDEVNQAVELAATAFPAYSAISGKERAAFLRAIATEIEGVADDLAERGALETGLPDGRLRGETGRTTGQLRLFASLIEEGSWVDARIERAQPDRQPLPKPDIRSMLKPLGPVAVFCASNFPLAFSVAGGDTAAALASGCPVVVIAHHAHPGVAEIVGQAVLRAALSTSMPEGVFSLLYGGGPLVGIPVVQHPAIQAVGFTGSRRGGLALMDAAANRPQPIPVYAEMSSVNPVVILPGALERGEAALAEAFFNSLTLGVGQFCTNPGLVFLPDGCGLVFLERLKELLGTSMPGTMLHDGIREAYVDSVNAVAKTVGVETVGRSAAPGAAGQAAAAVFSVSVRRFLEEDLLQDEIFGPAAIIVRGTLGEIEATIPELEGQLTATIHGTDEELAANAPLVAALAAKAGRVIFNAFPTGVEVCHSMVHGGPYPSTSDGRSTSVGTMSILRFVRAVCYQGFPDACLAPELQDANPLGIWRMVDGERGS
- a CDS encoding proline racemase family protein, which produces MSSPRLRVIDSHTEGEPTRVVIEGGPNLGTGTLAEKARRLRDEHDWLRSAVCNEPRGHEAMVGALLVEPHAPDCCCGVIFFNNVSTLNMCIHGTIGLAVTLAHLGRIGPGEHRIDTPVGVVVAHLHQNGSVTVANVPSYRLAADVEVEVPEWGTVCGDISWGGNWFFLIEDQGPKVEFKNLESLTAFTWAVRQALETQGITGENGMEIDHIESFGPPADPALADSRNFVLCPGKAYDRSPCGTGTSAKLASLHAAGKLKPGQIWRQASILDTVFQGEVEELPDGRVIPLVTGRAWVNGESVYYFDPSDPFLHGIPAPL